TCGCAGACCTTCCCGCCCTTCGCCATCTGTGAGTTGACCAAGGAGAACCAGCTGACCAACAAGCGTACGGAGAAATTCGGTTGCCACCTGACCATCATGGAGCTGTACGAGAAGGTGTTCctgctgctgtggctgtggctcaTCGTGCTCATCTTCGTCACCTGCTGCTATCTCGTCTTCCTGGGGTGCATGTGGTTGCCATGCGTGCGCTGCTACCTGCTGCGCACAGCCAAGCCGGCACACGGCGGTGACAAGGTGCGTAACGTCATCCAGAAGGTCGCCGCCAACTGCAAGATCGGCGACATCTACCTGCTGTACCGCATCAAGGGACACCTCAGCCACGTGCGCTTCTACGAGCTCATGCTTCGCCTGTCAGACCCCAGCCTGAGGAGCGCGCAACCCCAGCCCGCGCCGGGGCCCACTCCCGAGGGCAAGGACAAGATGCCGCCCAACAAGATGCAGGACACGTTGAGGCGCCGCCCGACCCCACAGGACCAGCAGATGCTCCCCGAGTACCTGCAGCAGTACCTAAACAACCCTGAGATGATGCAGCGCCACCCACAGGCCCCGCACCCAGACCAACGGACGCCGCTGCTAAAGAAGGCCACCAGTATCTTAATTGAGTAGTTGCCGTGGCGAAGGTGTTCCGTGCCCGCCTTCCGCCAAAGGTTAGTCAAGGCTAGGGGTGCTAGGATGCTAGGATGCCTGCATGGCCTTCCTGCTGAGCTAAAGGACGCTGAGGTGAGCTTCGCGGCGCAGGCGGGTTCCTTTACTGACAAGAGGGTGGACTGTGCTCatgcacacgcgcgcgcgcgcacacacacacacacacacacacacacacacacacacacacaccgcgtagtgtagtggttagcatgctcggctTACAATCgagaaggtccgggttcgagtcccggggcggcgaggcgaatgggcaagcctcttaatgtgtagcccctgttcacctaccagtaaatagataggggatgtaactcgaggggttgtggcctcgctttcccggtgtgtgttgtgtgttgtggtctcagtcctaccccaagatcggtctatgagctctgagcttgctccgtaatgggaaagactggctgggtgaccagcaaacgaccgtggtgaattacacacacacacacacacacacacacacacacacacacacacggaacgaAGGGACCAAGTAAAGTACAacatagagagagggaagataaaaCGCTCAACAACtaacccctcacacacacacacacacacacacacacacacacacacacacacacacacacacacacacacacacactaaggtgCCTCACTCCTCTGCGTTCACCTGGCTGGGAGGCTGTACAGGTGTTAGCCTCACCTGGGCCAGAGCAGCTCCGAGGAGGACCCACCGCggcacccaccacaccacctcaatAAAGTGCCCGCAATTTCATGATCTCTGGGCTCCATTGGCCCTTAAAACCCTTCTGAGTAGTGACCAGGAGACGAGAAAGGACTCAACCCTGCCTGCTTGTGGTAGGACCCAGAAAAGAGGATGctaaaaagaaggggaagagaaggaataatgtTAGGGAGCAAAAAAgaggatttaaaaaaaaaatagaagggaaacagaaacaaaagcatGGGTTTGTGttaagaaagtgaaaataagagtggaaaataaagaaggggaaggaaagaaaggtgtcTAGTTTTGTGTTCATGTAAAATAGAGCTGTTaagaaagcgaaaaaaatataaaaatgaaaggaaggagaaaagatctTACTATTCTTGGtgtgaagagaaaatatgaaagagtaaaGCAAAACACCGAATATTTGTGTTAAGAaagtgaaaatggaagaaagaaagagaaaagcttatatatttttttttttatttataccatgtgggcttttcacgggaatttctgggctaaaggggatactttttggggtacctcctacctgaaagcccacccgctaggagacCGTtctcccgagtgaggaagcccaacctacactcggaccgtggacaggattcgaacccgtgcgcttggagacccttcggaccccaaagcacgcatggttccactgcaccacggcggtattaagaaaggagaaaaaatatacttcaagaaagaatgaaaataatcaacgtaatagaataaaggaaaagaaaatataccacaaatattacagaaaacaataatgaaaaatacaacaTAAGGAAACATGCAATAATAAGCCGTAATGCACGATATTATGACATACAGACCGAcatacaggaagaaaagaaggaaggatcattgagacaaaaaggaaatgtgaaaaaagaagaaaacaaacactatACACCGCATCGTAAAGTGAAGAAGTAGTGaaggaaatgtatgaatgaGTCTTATTCATAGAAATATTTATTGAAGAAAATGCGATTCTactttaaccaccaccacctactactactattgctactgctactactatactagtactactactactactactactactactactactactactactactactattactactactacttctactttactaccaataccactactTATTTTACATGACAAGTTTAataccgtctgtgtgtgtgtgtgtgtgtgtgtgtgtgtgtgtgtgtgtgtgtgtgtgtgtgtgtgtgtgtgtgttctctccggCATTATGTTGAGTCAGTCAGAGTCAGTCATCACGTCAGTCGGTCAGCACTCTCCACCATCACTCAAGTGCCATTAATGAACAACTCTGCGTGTGTGTACGCACGTTCGTGTCCGTGTACTGTACGTTCTTGCGGTTCTTTCGACTCCTCGAGGTATAGGAAGAACCGACAAGAaccgatgtttttttttttttatctatttatgactttttaatgttttcgtttgttttgtttttcgaaattattctttttttatatatttcagccAATTATGGACGAactaattgtttttattgtttctttagtcAATATTGCGATCTTTTAAAACATTTTTAACATTCCTTGCGTCAAAACATTCAATATTTTTACATTCCATCAGTCAATCCTGTTAACATTTTCGTCCCTTTGCTCAAAACAAGACTCTTTTTTTAGCATTGCATCACAGAAAACTACGATATGTTTACTATTATCTTTTAAaatctttaatatatatatatatatatatatatatatatatatatatatatatatatatatatatatatatatatatatatatattccttagaTAAAACTGACACTCTCCTTTTTAGATTCCAGTTAAACAGATAAAGAGAAATTTcaacacaaaaagaagagacagaacaaTAATTTTAAGTCATAACTTAAATCTTGCTTCTCAATCACTCGCAatagataaaagtaagaaattcttgagataaagagaaacaaatgagaCTCAGTCCTCTTTTTATAGTATTTAAGGCCCTTTTTATGCGTTCCAAACCCTGATACACACACAAGGCAGAGCTTCTTGTACTCTCatagttgttactgttgttgttgttgttgcggtggtggtgaatgacagacagacagacagacacatgaaaatatataaaaaaggaagaaatacaatcagtaagaaagaaaataaaataacaaacaaaaagacaagagCATtgaaatgagatgaagaaaatgaagactaaATGTTCTCAAGTGCCttactccttcattcattcattcattcattcattatgcTGTGATTTAGGGTTAAGTGTCCCCTGTCCCCCCTACACCCCCCATCCTACACAGGAGTTTACGCtgatgtgtgtattttttgtccAACGGTAAACTCCGCGCCAAataattatacttttttttttctccttttttgtaagtatgtatgtctcgacttttactttatatttaagCAGGAAGCAACGcttttttctaagtgttttttaaagtgttttttgaTGTGGATTAATGACATTTTTGATAATAATGTGTACTATGTATGTTcttataagaaataaaagtctTTTTATAGGATACTGTGTTTAATGTGCTTTCtgtatcaaccccttcagtaccatgacgcgtttccacattcattctgcttactagttTGTGGTTTTatgcacagcttcagaaactcatgtgggggattaagatagtgaagactgtggccattaatcttctgacttccacagacccttttctaatgtcaataaaatggtctaatcgtacacaaatctcaaggtaaaaatgtgtcccagtattgaagggataaaaagaaaaaaaaaatagtgaataacAGAGACAAAAGGTGGAACTGAAGAAGACGTTACATAGACAGATACAAACAGGAAGAGAGGTCGAAATACAGATAAGAGAGGTAATAATAGAGTCAATAAAAGGTACAaacaggtgaacaggtgaacaGGCAAATAGACGGaacaaaaacaagtaaagaGGTATAGACAGGAAACTAAGCAGATAGACAGAAGAGAGTTAAAAATACAGGTAAGAAGAGACTCGGCAGGTAACGCAGGAAGGGACCAGACCAAAATTATACATACCTGTCCTTAATTAATACGTACCTTAAGAACCCTCACCTTATCACCGCCTTATCTTTAACgtctgctacaccaccaccatcattcatCACTATATTTGGACTCACtctcactgtcatcaccattcacctatcttcaccatcaccattcaccattTCGTTCATTTTCAGTGCCTGTTTATCTTTCAttccactatcatcactatcatgcaccaccaccaccaccaccaccaccaccacccaaacatGTCATCACTAGTTATaatttcaccaccacacacaccatcaccattactatcaccatcaacaccatcacatcGAAAGCTTCACCTTACATGTAAACTCAagattcatcacacacacacacacacacacacacacacacacacacacacaccagagagagagagagagagagagagagagagagagagagagagagagagagagagagagagagagagagagagagagagagagagagagaggtaaagccAAAGTGTGTGTGCAAGATCACGCTCTTAGAATGTttagctgcctcctcctcctccttctcctcctcctcctcctcctcctcctcctgcttttcattcctccttctccttctcctcctctgcattgcttttcctgcttctcctccttctcctcctcctcctcctcctcctcctcctcctcctcctcctcctcctcctcctcctcctccttcttcttcttcttcttcttcttcccctcctcctcctcctcctcctcctcctcctcctcctcctcatctcctcgactctctattttcttatttacattcatcctagtcttcctcttcctcttcttcttcttcctatttctctttctcttcctcctcctcctcctcctcctcctcctcctcctcctcctcctcctcctcctcttctctctccattttcttctcctttataaatatcactcaaaacacaacctatttatagtgtgtgtgtgtgtgtgtgtgtgtgtgtgtgtgtgtgtgtgtgtgtgtgtgtgtgtgtgtgtgtgtgtgttctcaattTCGCAAACTAATGAATAAACTCGGTGCATGTTCAGGTAAGCaaagtaaaaatagacaaaaaaaaaaaaaaaaaagaaaagaaaagaaaaagaaaacaagtgaataaataagtaaataagtaaatagatgaataagaaaaaagaaaatcaaaacactTATCAACTGAATTTCTATCACCAAAAGCAGGCCAGATTTCCAGACAGGTGCTTGAAATGACTAGCGCAAGGTAAGGTGGTCTCGATACCTTTAATTAAGAGCCTCAGCCaggtaaggaaagggagaggtgcGTGTGTTGGGTCACCTGGGCCATGTACAggtgtgatggaggaagaggaggaggaggaggaggaggaggaggaggaggaggaggaggagaaggaggaggaggaggaggaggagaaggaggaaggggaagaggacaaggaggacaagATGCCATTCTCACCGTAATAtaacaggaaacacacacacacacacacacacacacacacacacacacacacacacacacacacacacacacacacacacacacacacacacacacacgcacacacacacaatgacctgGTTAGATATGTAAATGTTAGGCGAgtcaggttgtgtgtgtgtgtgtgtgtgtgtgtgtgtgtgtgtgtgtgtgtgtgtgtgtgtgtgtgtgtgtgtgtgtgtcccctgttttgttttccttacgcttgcttctctttctctcctacctttcctagttcctctctctctctctctctctctctctctctctctctctctctctctctctctctctactttctttctttctttccttcatttttcgtttccttcccctttctccttttctctgatttttaacatatctaagagagagagagagagagagagagagagagagagagagagagagagagcaaccgataacagcatctctctctctctctctctctctctctctcatttattcatctttatgttcttgttaCTTTGGAAACGTTTAAACtatatttaacacacacacacacacacacacacacacacacacacacacacacacacacacaccggataTATTCAAGTGATTTGAAATTCGTTGCTGTTATatccggaggaggaggaggaggaggaggaggaggaggaggaggaggaggaggagggatgggataatacataaatataacttactaaataaaaatagataaggaagataagattaaattatatgaaaaagaaaaaaacacaagagaaaggaaccgctgagaagaagaagaagaagaagaagaagaagaagaagagaagaagaaggagaagaagagagtatAATTGTAATGGTGATTATTCTGTAACAAATTTGATTCTCTTATAAATTGCTATTGagtcttctttatctctctatttgtcCATTACGCCCTAGTTTGGTGCATACAAGTCAAAGCAGTGGTACATAACAGCCAGTACATAGCAGCCTAACAATGGTACCTACATATAAGCCAAAATGGTACATAGGAGCCGGTACATAGCAGCCGACGGTACATAGCAGCTAGAATTCCAAAAGATTCATAGATTAGACTCGTTTATCTTGGGAATATTACAATAAAtactaaagaaatatatatttaattCAAGAATTCAAAATAAGACAATTATATAGAGATTAAGTATTCTAGTGTCGTTTACCTTAATATTGTaatgttttcacttttacttttatAGAAAACAAGTTATTTGAGGAACTAAAATAGATTATCATAGTGTTTCATAACAAACGGCTGGGTTTTTGTAGGATTAAGCCACACACTACTGGGTTTTGTAGGGTTAAGCCACACACTGCTGGGTTTTTGCAGGGTTAAGCCACACAATACTGGGTTTTGTAAGGTTAAGCCACACACTGCTGGGTTTTGTAGGGTTAAGccacactactttttttttgtaaggttaAGCCACACACTGCTGGGTTTTGTAGGGTTAAGCCACACACTGCTGGGTTTTGTAGGGTTAAGCCACACACTATTAGGTTTTATAGGGTTAAGCCACACACTACTGGGTTTTGCAGGGTTAAGCCACacactgctgttttttttttgtagggttAACCACACACTGCTGGGTTTTGTAGGATTAAGCCACACACTATTGGGTTTTGTAGGGTTAAGCCACACACTGCTGTTTTTTTTGTAGGGTTAAGCCACACACTACTGGGTTTTGTAGGATTAAGCCACACACTATTGGGTTTTGTAGGTTAAGCCACACACTATTGGGTTTTGTAGGGTTAAGCCACACACTATTGGGTTTTGTAGGGTTAAGCCACACACTATTAGGTTTTATAGGATTAAGCCACACACTACTGGGTTTTATAGAGTTAAGCCACACACTACTGGGTTTGATGGCTTGATTTCACAGCGACATTTAATAGTCACACCAAACTGCAGAGTAGCCACATTAAGTCAGACTGCCAGACTAGTTAATTAACAAGTGGTACGGAAGGAATTACTTATATCCAGACCAAATCAGCtggggtttttttctttcattgtttaaaGCTGCTAGACCTGTGTGTCAACAAAATGGGCCTGCGACTAATTATCAATAGCACGCATAGGCCTAACAACATAAAACTGACAACTGTGAGGACCAAAAAGTCGCCCCAAAAAACAGCCACTCGAGGAAGACCGCCCCCTCCGCCCCTTTCCCCTTAGCTACGCCATTGCGCCATATCATAGGAAaaagtagtacacacacacacacacacagagagagagagagagagagagagagagagagagagagagagagagagagagacttttaattagtatttcttttctgatttcttccagttgtcatctctctctctctctctttctatgccCCGCTGTCAGCCATCTCCTGCCCCAAGGACTGTCACTGGATGCTGTTTGCCGCTATCTTCTAGCTCATAATGTTCTGGAGGAAATGTTATTAAGACATCCGGGATTTTGTGGATAATAACCCTTTGCCCTGCGTGGCATTTATTAAGGTTTTGATAATATAAACTCTTTGCCCTGCGTGGCattgtttgcctgtgtgtgtgtgtgtgtgtgaatgtgggtGCTCCATGCTGGCTGCATTGCTAAtatgtataatgtattgtgttgcCTGGCACAATTGCGCAATAAatttatcaaatcaaatctctctctctctctctctctctctgtcctgcctCGGCATCCGTTGAGACAGGACGTGTCTTGCTCTGCGCTCTTTACAGTCTCGATTCTGTCTCGGTGTAATTGGTTCCAAAGCTGTTCACTGCAGGGGAAGTACTTGACTTTGAGCTCATGTTCTCCTCTACATTCCTCTGCCGCCTACTGGGTGTCTGGCTTGCTTGCCTTTCCTGGCACCACGCCCTCCTCCATGGAGAGCTCTGGATGTGATGCGGTTTCTGTCCTGGAGGATGACTTGGCGTTGTCGGACACCGACGACTCTGCTGTTATGAACCACTGGCTCGAACTACCTCGTCCTGCGCCGCCTCACCACTTTCCGCCTTCTCCTCAGCATGGACCCCGCCAGTTGGtcacttcactctcctctgCTAAGCGGCCTGCTGATGACTCCTCTGCCTCGGATACTGAAGAGTGTCTGCCTCCTTCTGTCAAGTCCGCTAAGGGTACTTCACCCGTGCTTGGTGAGCCTGTTACTCTGTTTCTGGTGCTTCTCCCGTTACCTCTTCTCGATCCTCGCCTCCAGAGTTTGTTCCTCGCGAGAGGTGTCAAGCTTGCCTTCAGTGGGAACCCGTCTACCGAGGTTAAACTTCGCTGGCTGCCGGCTGTCACCAAGGCTTTCCACTTCCAACGGGACGCGACCGAGGTCAAGATGGTTGCTCTCACTTCTCGCTTCGTCTATACGTTTCGAGGAAGCATTCGGACATAATGGAGCGAATTAAGTCGGGTGAGGTCCTGTCTCTACCTCTTGACCTTCAGGACTCCCCTGAGAAGCCTCGCAAGTTTCCTCACTACTTACTCACTCGCTATCCCATTGATGTGGACCATCGTCTTGCTGAACAGTTCCTGGGAGTTTACTCGTCTCGGCGCTTCACACAAAACGGTTCCCCCATCAACCGAATTGTTGTCGTGTGGAGTCTCCCTGAGCCACCGCCACCTACTATCGTCTTcgactttctctcccttctgccCCCCTCCGTGAGGTGCAGAAGCTTCATGATGACCGCCCTTAGTGTTTCAGGTGCTGGGGTTTTGGCCATATCTTCAAGTACCGTTCTGCCTCACCCAAGTGTGCCTGGTGTGCTGCCGCCCACGAGTCCAGGGAGTGTTACGTCCGGCGCTCGGCCCCGCTTTCCTCTGCTTCTACCTTCACCAACGAACCTCCACTTCCGCCGAACTCGTCGCAGTGGAAAGTGTCCTCGTTGCCTACAGCCTGGTGTCAACGTGTGGCACGGCTGTGCTCGACGCCAGACCCAACCTCGTGGCATTGATTCTGTCCCACCGCCGCCTCTATCCACGCgtgttcctcctactcctcctcttccccggcGGATGCTGCTCTCCGAAAGGCTGTTGCTTCTCTCCAGACGAGGTGCGCAGCGCTTGAGGACCGCTTTGCCTCTCTTGACGCAAGGATTAACAAACTCACCGACGCTCATGCTGCTACTGCATCCAGGAGCTCTACTCTGCTTGAATCTCAGGAAACCACCGTCTCTTCAGTTTCCACGCTTGCTGAGAGGATGGACTTCGTTGGCGCTCGTCTTGACAACCTGTGTGAATTACTTCCCAGTCCGGGCCAGTCTTCCACGAGTCGTACCTCTTCCCACACTCTCCAGTCTCCTCCATCCAAGCACTGTGTTCGTCATTGATTCTCAACTGAAGTTACTCTCATAGAACGTCTGTGGAGTCACCAGATTTGACATCTGAGGTCCTTGGACCATCGTGTCTGGCCCTTggccatgatgtttttgttttttgggagaggctggcctcCTCCCctatttgtgaattttagaattttattttattttatgtattttaatgttttataaagttttattgtctttttagtttttttagctACCTTTAATTATATTACTTTTAATtgattttagttattttatcaattttcattTTAAACCTTTTTGTCTTAATTGAAAATTAAtgtagcggcgccaaatgaccctcgctgttgcggcgcctaaataaaatccatccatccatcaccaGATTTGACAAGTTCCTTTCACTCAATGGGTGCGTTTTCTCTCACGAACCCGGTGTTATTTTTCTACAAGAGGCTTTTCCGGGCCAGCCCGATCCTCCCCCACaggctccttcccttcctggttATGTCTCCTATGCTCATATGGTAAGGAATGGTCTCCTGAGTTACATCCACAGCTCTCTGACTCACCGTCTTCTGCGCTCCTCGACCGATCCTTATTACACTATATGAAATATATTTTCAGGCATCCATCACTTGCCTAGAACCAGAAGTAAAcgcatgaaaaatagaaaaccaaGAAACAAAGCATTAAAACCTTAACACAATATATACCGCTGATAAGCACAGCCATGATGGTTTAAAGACTATGCTAAAACACTCTACAGTGGCTTACCTATCTTTCAAAATAACCTAGGAGCTACACCCACAATTAGACttgtaaacaaatgaaaacaaaaactataTCTGCTTATAACAGAAATAAACACCATTATAAAGCCCGCACATTTGAGTTAATTGCAGTGcaacacacttaaaagagcaGAAATGATAGACAGTTATagtttgatataaaaaaaaaataataataataaatgccaAACTGTGATTTTGAGCCTAACTTATTGCTGTTCATGATGCACTCTCCAATCCTTTCCTATTGTTAATCCGAGTTATGGAGTTATGCCGCATCACCACTGTGCTGCTTTTTTGCCCCGTAACAGAGTTGGGGAGCCAGGAAGCCCACCAGGTTAGAGCTGGCACTTCTTTAAACACAAAACAGCAAacaacgccacatatttaccaaaCAGACACGAAAAACATTTCGaaagcaacaaaatatttatagaaaccaaAAAATCGTAGTACAGAACCGAATAAGTCAGGAAACTATGCGAAAAGTGTTGAAACCAATAGGCTTGAACAGGTTCCTGGGCTCCCGAGACACCGGCTATCGCGGAGAGGGCCCATATTTTGCCtcaattattgttttatcaCCTCGAAGCGAAACAATGGTGAATATAAGTGAACGCagtgaagtgtttttatttccgtaTAGATCAACTTTTCActgacataaataagataacAGTGAAATGTTTAGTTTATATATGAATGACTTCATCAAAACGACTCTCCAGCCTTGCAGTGTCTCGTAGTCAATATCTgtcgtcattatcatcgttcCCAAGTGTAACGAGcacactattatttttttggatTTATGCATAGTTAAGCGGCAGTTGgtggacaagtgtgtgtgtgtgtgtgtgtgtgtgtgtgtgtgtgtgtgtgtgtgtgtgtgtgtgtgaaatggggAAGCGGTGGTGTGCCTTGCCTATCattacttgtttttattgttgtcgttgttattgttgttgcattACCT
This sequence is a window from Portunus trituberculatus isolate SZX2019 chromosome 34, ASM1759143v1, whole genome shotgun sequence. Protein-coding genes within it:
- the LOC123512754 gene encoding uncharacterized protein LOC123512754 codes for the protein MERIKSGAGVLAISSSTVLPHPSVPGVLPPTSPGSVTSGARPRFPLLLPSPTNLHFRRTRRSGKCPRCLQPGVNVWHGCARRQTQPRGIDSVPPPPLSTRVPPTPPLPRRMLLSERLLLLSRRGAQRLRTALPLLTQGLTNSPTLMLLLHPGALLCLNLRKPPSLQFPRLLRGWTSLALVLTTCVNYFPVRASLPRVVPLPTLSSLLHPSTVFVIDSQLKLLS